A genomic window from Streptomyces brevispora includes:
- a CDS encoding polyamine aminopropyltransferase, translating to MIDQQVSLRGGAARLPVRPRTGRYLVLAAVFVCAACGLVYELELVALASYLIGDSVTQASVVLSVMVFAMGIGSLLAKRLCSRAAVGFGLIEAALALIGGSSALVLYAAFAWIGESRYALVGFSLAIGVLIGAEIPLLMTLIQRVDRQDAGGAVADLFAADYVGALVGGLAFPFLLLPMLGQLTGALLTGAVNAAAGGALVLWVFRRDLTGRSRWLLIAANVTVIAVLATAAVLADDFERAARRAVYGDRVRVVMQTGVQEVVLTGAGRSSLDLYLDGRLRVSSRDESRYHEALVHPVMNGPHARVLILGGGDGLAAREVLRYPGVRSVTLVELDPAVTRLARTDQALSALNAHVYRDPRLTAVTGDAFTWLRAAHGHYDAVISDLPDPGISASTKLYSAEFYGLVAEALAPGGRLVVHGGPPVGRAHTFWTVEASMRAAGLRTRPYRVSGRYAGFTAGPDRTKSRATVVHGWGFVLAALGRAPALGLDPGAPELKSLTEPALREAGRRAESGRLPGQAPSTLVHPRYWDEP from the coding sequence ATGATCGACCAGCAGGTATCGCTGCGAGGGGGCGCGGCGCGGCTTCCCGTACGGCCGAGGACCGGCCGGTATCTCGTACTGGCCGCGGTCTTCGTCTGCGCCGCCTGCGGTCTGGTGTACGAACTGGAACTGGTCGCGCTCGCCTCCTATCTGATCGGTGACTCCGTCACCCAGGCATCCGTCGTGCTCTCCGTGATGGTGTTCGCGATGGGCATCGGCTCGTTGCTCGCGAAACGTTTATGCAGCCGGGCCGCGGTCGGCTTCGGACTGATCGAGGCCGCGCTCGCGCTGATCGGCGGCTCCTCCGCGCTGGTGCTCTACGCGGCGTTCGCCTGGATCGGGGAGTCGCGGTACGCGCTGGTCGGCTTCTCGCTGGCGATCGGGGTCCTGATCGGTGCGGAGATCCCGCTGCTGATGACGCTGATCCAGCGCGTCGACCGGCAGGACGCGGGCGGGGCCGTCGCCGACCTCTTCGCCGCCGACTACGTGGGAGCGCTGGTCGGCGGGCTGGCGTTCCCGTTCCTTCTGCTGCCGATGCTCGGACAGCTCACCGGGGCGCTGCTCACCGGCGCGGTCAACGCCGCAGCGGGCGGGGCGCTGGTGCTGTGGGTGTTCCGGCGGGACCTCACCGGACGTTCCCGGTGGCTGCTGATCGCCGCCAACGTGACGGTGATCGCCGTACTGGCCACGGCCGCGGTGCTGGCCGACGACTTCGAGCGGGCGGCGAGGCGCGCGGTGTACGGGGACCGGGTGCGGGTCGTGATGCAGACCGGCGTCCAGGAGGTGGTGCTGACCGGTGCGGGCCGCAGCTCCCTGGACCTCTATCTGGACGGGCGGCTGCGGGTCAGCTCGCGCGACGAGTCCCGGTACCACGAGGCGCTGGTGCACCCGGTGATGAACGGGCCGCACGCGCGGGTGCTGATCCTGGGCGGCGGCGACGGTCTGGCGGCCCGCGAGGTGCTGCGCTACCCCGGCGTGCGGAGCGTCACGCTGGTGGAGCTGGACCCCGCGGTCACCCGGTTGGCCCGTACGGACCAGGCGCTCTCCGCGCTGAACGCGCACGTGTACCGGGACCCGCGGCTGACGGCCGTGACCGGGGACGCGTTCACCTGGCTGCGGGCGGCGCACGGCCACTACGACGCGGTGATCTCGGACCTGCCGGATCCGGGGATCTCGGCCAGTACGAAGCTCTACTCGGCGGAGTTCTACGGTCTGGTCGCCGAGGCCCTCGCACCGGGCGGCCGGCTGGTGGTGCACGGCGGCCCGCCGGTCGGCCGGGCGCACACGTTCTGGACGGTCGAGGCGTCGATGCGGGCGGCGGGGCTGCGTACCCGCCCCTACCGGGTCAGTGGCCGGTACGCCGGTTTCACCGCGGGCCCGGACCGTACGAAGAGCCGGGCCACGGTCGTGCACGGCTGGGGGTTCGTGCTGGCCGCACTCGGCCGGGCCCCGGCACTCGGTCTGGACCCGGGGGCCCCGGAGCTGAAGTCCCTGACGGAACCGGCGCTCCGGGAGGCGGGGCGGCGGGCGGAGTCCGGGAGGCTGCCGGGGCAGGCGCCCTCGACCCTGGTGCATCCGAGGTACTGGGACGAGCCGTGA
- a CDS encoding DUF2617 family protein — MLTTLHTAYSDTRAADLAWALGREPLPALAVLDLDLAGAQLQLRLLGASHQVLLEEDRGNCSETVACMPGSSTPLPLGVSKRVGDWEYEFAARVESLGAGSFAGRAQELLALVADHPHGLAGTFPGSPHAFTAMLAQRTEGQVLWRTWHAYPQEGQLVVTRTRVGVRMPAAVR; from the coding sequence ATGCTCACGACCCTCCATACGGCCTATTCCGACACCCGTGCCGCCGATCTGGCGTGGGCGCTGGGGCGTGAACCGCTCCCGGCGCTCGCCGTGCTCGATCTCGATCTCGCCGGTGCCCAACTCCAGTTGCGCCTGCTCGGCGCCTCCCATCAGGTCCTCCTGGAGGAGGACCGCGGCAACTGCTCCGAAACCGTCGCCTGCATGCCCGGCAGCAGCACACCGCTGCCCCTCGGTGTCTCCAAGCGGGTCGGCGACTGGGAGTACGAGTTCGCGGCGCGCGTCGAATCGCTCGGCGCGGGTTCGTTCGCGGGTCGCGCACAGGAGCTCCTGGCGCTCGTCGCCGACCATCCCCACGGACTGGCCGGGACGTTCCCGGGCAGCCCGCACGCCTTCACCGCCATGCTCGCCCAGCGGACCGAGGGGCAGGTGCTGTGGCGCACCTGGCACGCGTATCCGCAGGAGGGGCAGCTGGTGGTGACGCGTACCCGAGTGGGTGTGCGGATGCCGGCGGCTGTGCGGTGA
- a CDS encoding SRPBCC domain-containing protein, translating into MEHEVFVPVPVPVLRRTLGDPARVARCVPGLQQDADASAGPLAGRLKVRVGGHTITYRGALRLTPLTDGPAGDSAYGLVVAGEGVEARGTGSVKLALTVRLAERDGGTAITFDGTAGGDGRLLELDAAVTLAAAHRLLGRFAQQLVTEALAAHDSAHDSAYGGARDAAGGSGDSEDSRDSGDDSVDGGADVPVAGSEERSVGDAVERAIEEAAEAADESDAEETPPTHDAAADEEPAGEQSPDKDSVFDAPVPPPSLDPVAGIEFAVPDGPPAEAAHARRTMIGRSAEEVDHAPPRGRYAPVPSPDSTGAGATLRWVAPAAALAIASAVVVGRALRRRR; encoded by the coding sequence ATGGAGCATGAGGTGTTCGTTCCGGTTCCGGTCCCTGTCCTTCGGCGGACGCTGGGCGATCCTGCCCGGGTCGCGCGCTGTGTGCCGGGGCTCCAGCAGGACGCCGACGCGTCCGCGGGCCCGCTGGCCGGCCGGCTGAAGGTACGGGTCGGCGGCCACACCATCACCTACCGGGGCGCGCTGCGGCTCACCCCGCTGACGGACGGCCCGGCGGGGGACTCCGCGTACGGCCTCGTCGTGGCGGGCGAGGGGGTGGAGGCGCGCGGCACCGGCTCGGTGAAGCTGGCCCTGACCGTCCGCCTGGCGGAACGGGACGGCGGTACGGCGATCACGTTCGACGGCACGGCGGGCGGCGACGGCCGCCTGCTGGAGCTGGACGCGGCGGTCACGCTCGCGGCGGCCCACCGGCTGCTGGGCCGGTTCGCGCAGCAACTGGTGACGGAGGCGCTCGCCGCGCATGACTCCGCGCATGACTCCGCGTACGGCGGGGCGCGCGACGCGGCGGGGGGCTCGGGAGACTCGGAGGACTCGCGCGACTCGGGGGACGACTCCGTGGACGGCGGGGCGGATGTGCCCGTGGCCGGTTCCGAGGAGCGGTCCGTCGGCGACGCGGTGGAGAGGGCCATCGAGGAGGCTGCCGAGGCGGCGGACGAGAGCGACGCCGAGGAGACCCCGCCCACGCATGACGCCGCCGCCGACGAGGAGCCGGCCGGGGAGCAGTCGCCGGACAAGGACTCGGTCTTCGACGCCCCGGTGCCGCCGCCGTCGCTGGACCCGGTGGCCGGGATCGAGTTCGCCGTTCCGGACGGGCCGCCGGCCGAGGCCGCGCATGCCCGGCGCACCATGATCGGGCGCAGCGCCGAAGAGGTCGACCACGCCCCGCCGCGCGGACGGTACGCACCCGTGCCGTCGCCCGACTCGACCGGAGCGGGCGCCACGCTTCGCTGGGTGGCCCCGGCGGCCGCCCTCGCCATCGCCTCCGCCGTGGTGGTGGGCCGGGCGCTGCGGCGCCGGAGGTAG
- a CDS encoding PIG-L family deacetylase, protein MTDRPLTLMAVHAHPDDEATGTGGVLARYAAEGIRTVLVTCTDGGCGDGPGGVKPGDPGHDPAAVALMRRQELEASCDVLKVSDLEMLDYADSGMTGWPSNDAPGSFWQTPVEEGAARLAELMRHYRPDVVVTYDENGFYGHPDHIQAHRITMAALEMTALTPKVYWTTMPRSMMQRFGETVREFQEDMPEPDPAEAAAMAEIGLPDDEITTWVDTTAFSGQKFDALAAHASQGENIFFLKMGKERFGEWMGIETFVRVKDATGAAVPENDLFAGLR, encoded by the coding sequence ATGACTGACCGGCCCTTGACGCTCATGGCCGTGCACGCCCACCCCGACGACGAGGCCACCGGAACCGGAGGGGTCCTCGCGCGGTACGCGGCGGAAGGCATCCGCACGGTTCTCGTGACGTGTACCGACGGCGGTTGCGGTGACGGACCGGGGGGTGTCAAACCGGGCGATCCCGGACACGATCCGGCGGCCGTCGCCTTGATGCGCCGTCAAGAACTCGAGGCGAGCTGTGACGTCCTGAAGGTCAGTGACCTGGAGATGCTGGACTACGCCGACTCCGGGATGACCGGCTGGCCGAGCAACGACGCCCCCGGATCCTTCTGGCAGACCCCCGTCGAGGAAGGCGCCGCCCGACTCGCGGAACTCATGCGGCACTACCGGCCCGATGTGGTCGTGACCTACGACGAGAACGGCTTCTACGGCCACCCCGACCACATCCAGGCCCACCGCATCACGATGGCGGCGCTGGAGATGACCGCGCTGACACCGAAGGTGTACTGGACGACGATGCCGCGCTCGATGATGCAGCGGTTCGGGGAGACCGTGCGCGAGTTCCAGGAGGACATGCCGGAGCCGGATCCTGCCGAGGCCGCCGCGATGGCCGAGATCGGCCTCCCCGACGACGAGATCACCACCTGGGTGGACACCACCGCGTTCAGCGGGCAGAAGTTCGACGCGCTGGCCGCGCACGCCAGTCAGGGCGAGAACATCTTCTTCCTCAAGATGGGCAAGGAGAGGTTCGGCGAGTGGATGGGCATAGAGACCTTCGTACGTGTCAAGGACGCCACCGGCGCGGCCGTACCCGAGAACGATCTCTTCGCCGGACTGCGCTGA
- a CDS encoding pyridoxal phosphate-dependent aminotransferase — protein MTQGRPLLNRRLAGFGTTIFAEMSALAVRTGAINLGQGFPDTDGPEEVREAAVRALRAGHGNQYPPGPGVPELRAAIAEHQQRFYDLAFDPGTEVLVTAGATEAIAASMLALLEPGDEVIALEPYYDSYAACIAMAGATRVPVTLHPEPSTGTYRLDLAELRAAVTPRTRLLLLNTPHNPTGTVLTREELTAIAELACERDLLVVTDEVYEHLVFEGEHLPIAAFPGMRERTVTIGSAGKTFSFTGWKVGWVTANGPLVSAVRTAKQYLTYVSAGPFQYAVAEALRLPDSYFDGFRADLQRKRDLLADGLRAAGFEVYRPQGTYFITTDITPFGEKDAYAFCRALPERCGVVAIPNSVFYDDPDISRSQVRFTFCKKDDVLHEATGRLSRLTS, from the coding sequence ATGACACAGGGACGACCGCTGCTCAACCGCCGCCTCGCCGGGTTCGGCACGACGATCTTCGCGGAGATGTCCGCGCTCGCCGTCCGCACCGGCGCCATCAACCTCGGCCAGGGGTTCCCGGACACCGACGGCCCCGAAGAGGTCCGCGAGGCCGCGGTCCGGGCCCTGCGCGCCGGCCACGGCAACCAGTACCCGCCGGGTCCCGGTGTCCCCGAGCTGCGCGCCGCGATCGCCGAACACCAACAGCGCTTCTACGATCTCGCCTTCGACCCCGGCACCGAGGTCCTGGTCACCGCCGGCGCCACCGAGGCCATCGCGGCCTCGATGCTGGCACTCCTGGAGCCGGGTGACGAGGTCATCGCGCTGGAGCCGTACTACGACTCGTACGCCGCCTGCATCGCCATGGCGGGCGCCACCCGCGTCCCGGTCACCCTGCACCCCGAGCCCTCGACCGGCACCTACCGGCTGGACCTGGCCGAACTGCGCGCCGCCGTCACCCCTCGCACCCGGCTGCTGCTGCTCAACACCCCGCACAACCCCACCGGCACCGTCCTGACCCGCGAGGAACTCACCGCGATCGCCGAGCTGGCGTGCGAGCGCGATCTCCTCGTCGTCACCGACGAGGTCTACGAGCACCTCGTCTTCGAGGGCGAGCACCTGCCGATCGCCGCCTTCCCCGGCATGCGCGAACGCACGGTCACGATCGGTTCGGCCGGCAAGACGTTCTCGTTCACCGGATGGAAGGTCGGCTGGGTCACGGCGAACGGCCCGCTCGTCTCCGCCGTCCGGACGGCCAAGCAGTACCTCACCTACGTCAGCGCCGGCCCCTTCCAGTACGCGGTCGCCGAGGCTCTCCGACTGCCGGACTCGTACTTCGACGGCTTCCGTGCCGACCTGCAACGCAAGCGCGACCTGCTCGCCGACGGACTGCGGGCGGCGGGGTTCGAGGTCTACCGGCCTCAGGGCACGTACTTCATCACCACCGACATCACCCCCTTCGGCGAGAAGGACGCCTACGCCTTCTGTCGCGCCCTCCCCGAACGCTGCGGCGTCGTCGCCATCCCCAACTCCGTCTTCTACGACGACCCCGACATCAGCCGCAGCCAGGTCCGCTTCACCTTCTGCAAGAAGGACGACGTCCTCCACGAGGCCACCGGCCGCCTGAGCCGCCTGACGTCCTGA
- a CDS encoding YbjN domain-containing protein, translating into MSIDPSSIPNFGGQPEPQAAGAEGPVVPDQDLVKQLLEQMELKYVVDDEGDIAAPWEDFRTYFMFRGEDEQQVFSVRTFYDRPHDADQRPVLLDAIDDWNRRTLWPKVYTHTHEPEEGAEDNGTSVRLIGEAQMLIGTGVNLEHFVSSTVSWVRASIEFDKWLLERLGLAPAEGKADGEEPADGTEQAAPEA; encoded by the coding sequence GTGAGCATCGATCCGTCCTCGATTCCTAACTTCGGGGGCCAGCCCGAACCGCAGGCTGCAGGAGCGGAGGGCCCCGTCGTCCCTGACCAGGACCTCGTCAAGCAGCTCCTGGAACAGATGGAACTGAAGTACGTCGTCGACGACGAGGGCGACATCGCCGCCCCGTGGGAGGACTTCCGCACGTACTTCATGTTCCGTGGCGAGGACGAGCAGCAGGTCTTCTCGGTCCGCACGTTCTACGACCGCCCGCACGACGCGGACCAGCGCCCGGTCCTGCTCGACGCGATCGACGACTGGAACCGCCGCACCCTGTGGCCCAAGGTCTACACGCACACGCACGAGCCCGAGGAGGGCGCCGAGGACAACGGCACCTCGGTCCGGCTGATCGGTGAGGCGCAGATGCTCATCGGCACCGGCGTCAACCTGGAGCACTTCGTCTCCTCGACGGTCAGCTGGGTGCGGGCCTCCATCGAGTTCGACAAGTGGCTGCTGGAGCGCCTCGGCCTGGCGCCGGCCGAGGGCAAGGCGGACGGCGAGGAGCCGGCGGACGGCACGGAGCAGGCCGCTCCGGAGGCCTGA